The following are from one region of the Actinopolyspora halophila DSM 43834 genome:
- a CDS encoding arabinosyltransferase domain-containing protein, producing the protein MLGIAGTILSLSVPFLPVQHDITSLRWPTAQGTESVSAPLVIYSPVDLNFTASCASARSLDDRTDGAATLLSTNPPSSEYSNLTGMVLRVEDGTLTLLSKGRQLGTASLPSGGECTISVKSDASRTVAKVGDQTLASVQGQDRRPQLTGIFSQLDDQQDPMDGVSFEAQVDTRWSTTITALKLTVIGLAVLCFIGCVIVLRKFDARAGRKAPRLVPSGWWKPTWRDISVFSALVIWWLLGAMTSDDGYILSIARSRDSAGYISNYYRWFGAPESPFGWFYELYSQWVQISTATPWVRLPALLMGITSWLLISREVLPRLGQQVRRSRAAGWAAAAVFLAFWLPYNNGLRPEPVVVVFSLLALAAVERALATRRLLPAAVGLFGAALALGANPHGLIAVLPYVVALKPLLRLLSQRIRQFGWTPVLAPISACGFLILNIVYWDQTWQSVLESTQLRGDIGPSLSWYQELSRYSLLFSHSADGSMTRRFPVLLVILCLITCVVVLLRRGRIRGAALGPSRRLLGLTALSFFVLMLTPTKWTHHFGVFAAVGGALAALTALATSSTVLRSRRNRAAFFAGLMLICAFAATGPNAWWYVSGWGVPWYDKPPSLAGYEFSTVLLVIAGIAVVVAFIEHLRIDEHRPHVINPPKLDRNGRTGLEGRSRALRLGTAPLSVICALLVLGEVATFGKVVQEQWGSYSLSWDSVRQLAGKSCGLSDYIYVEKDPLAGMLSVSENQPSNPEPDTEVPDRLSEKETPQEYLGAKMEGYRHNGIPPEGDDGRSDTDWQPPYGLGTENAPVWGSYDERHMGTGELRTQWYDLPERARNGEVPIVLALAGSASGANSLSVEFGKQTDEGFKVMDRRPVVSPTQQWRDARISVNGKAEGAEQVRVVAIDQTLGEDGWLAVSGPRAPQLTNMTQFIGDAPTFVEWTAAFQHPCLQLPEISHGIAEVPRFRVAAGGALDSVGQSWSSPDAGGPFGWMSLTTSMRELPTYMRGNIHRDWGTLYAVDPYAPEALPAQAAMHIEQETHWGTWSPGPLSRQVQLPGDVPSSDDRNDTSQRGGSGGDDIGFMDGADNRRGAD; encoded by the coding sequence GTGCTGGGAATAGCCGGCACCATACTGTCGTTGTCGGTTCCGTTTCTGCCCGTGCAGCACGACATAACGAGTCTGCGGTGGCCAACGGCGCAGGGAACCGAATCGGTGTCGGCCCCACTGGTGATCTACTCACCGGTGGACCTGAACTTCACCGCGTCGTGCGCCTCCGCGCGGAGCCTGGACGACAGGACCGACGGGGCGGCGACGCTGCTCAGCACCAACCCCCCGTCCTCCGAGTACAGCAACCTGACGGGAATGGTGCTGCGGGTCGAGGACGGGACGCTGACCCTGCTGTCCAAGGGGCGCCAGCTCGGTACGGCCTCACTGCCCAGCGGTGGGGAATGCACCATCTCGGTCAAGTCCGACGCCTCCCGGACGGTGGCCAAGGTCGGGGACCAGACGCTGGCCAGCGTGCAGGGCCAGGACCGCAGGCCCCAGCTGACGGGGATCTTCTCGCAGCTGGACGACCAGCAGGACCCGATGGACGGGGTCTCCTTCGAGGCGCAGGTGGACACCCGGTGGTCCACGACCATCACGGCGCTCAAGCTCACGGTCATCGGTCTGGCGGTGCTGTGCTTCATCGGCTGCGTCATCGTGCTGCGCAAGTTCGACGCGCGCGCCGGTCGCAAAGCGCCGCGCCTGGTGCCCAGCGGTTGGTGGAAGCCGACCTGGCGGGACATCTCGGTGTTCTCCGCCCTGGTGATCTGGTGGCTGCTCGGGGCGATGACCTCCGACGACGGCTACATCCTCTCGATAGCCAGGTCCAGGGACAGCGCGGGCTACATCAGCAACTACTACCGCTGGTTCGGGGCACCCGAGTCCCCGTTCGGCTGGTTCTACGAGCTCTACTCCCAGTGGGTGCAGATCTCCACCGCGACACCGTGGGTACGACTGCCCGCCCTGCTCATGGGGATCACCAGTTGGCTGCTGATCAGCCGCGAGGTGCTCCCCCGCCTCGGCCAGCAGGTGCGGCGCAGCCGGGCCGCGGGCTGGGCGGCCGCAGCCGTGTTCCTCGCCTTCTGGCTGCCCTACAACAACGGGCTGCGCCCGGAACCGGTCGTCGTGGTGTTCTCGCTGCTTGCCCTGGCCGCCGTGGAGCGCGCCCTGGCCACGCGACGGCTGCTGCCCGCCGCCGTGGGGCTGTTCGGCGCCGCGCTGGCCCTCGGCGCCAACCCGCACGGACTGATCGCCGTACTGCCCTACGTCGTCGCCCTGAAGCCGCTGCTGCGGTTGCTGAGCCAGCGGATCCGGCAGTTCGGCTGGACGCCGGTGCTCGCCCCGATATCGGCCTGCGGATTCCTCATCCTCAACATCGTCTACTGGGACCAGACCTGGCAGTCGGTGCTCGAGTCGACGCAGCTGCGCGGTGACATCGGCCCGAGCCTGAGCTGGTACCAGGAGCTGAGCCGCTACTCGCTGCTGTTCAGCCACTCGGCCGACGGATCGATGACCAGGCGCTTCCCCGTGCTGCTCGTGATCCTGTGCCTGATCACCTGCGTCGTGGTCCTGCTGCGGCGGGGCCGGATCCGCGGTGCCGCGCTGGGGCCGAGCCGCAGGCTGCTCGGGCTCACGGCGCTGTCGTTCTTCGTGCTCATGCTCACCCCGACGAAGTGGACGCACCACTTCGGCGTGTTCGCGGCCGTGGGGGGCGCGCTCGCCGCGCTCACCGCGCTGGCGACGAGCAGCACCGTGCTGCGCTCCCGGCGCAACCGGGCCGCCTTCTTCGCGGGGCTGATGCTGATCTGCGCGTTCGCGGCCACCGGCCCGAACGCCTGGTGGTACGTCTCCGGCTGGGGTGTTCCCTGGTACGACAAGCCGCCCTCACTGGCGGGCTACGAGTTCAGCACCGTGCTGCTGGTGATCGCGGGGATAGCTGTGGTGGTCGCGTTCATCGAGCACCTGCGCATCGACGAGCACCGCCCGCACGTGATCAACCCGCCCAAGCTCGACCGCAACGGCCGGACCGGACTCGAGGGCCGCAGTCGGGCACTGCGGCTGGGTACCGCGCCGCTCTCGGTGATCTGCGCCTTGCTGGTGCTCGGCGAGGTCGCGACCTTCGGCAAGGTCGTCCAGGAGCAGTGGGGCAGCTACAGCCTCAGCTGGGACTCGGTCCGGCAGCTGGCCGGGAAGAGCTGCGGGCTCTCGGACTACATCTACGTGGAGAAGGACCCGCTCGCGGGCATGCTGTCGGTCTCCGAGAACCAACCGAGCAACCCCGAGCCGGACACCGAGGTTCCCGACCGGCTCTCCGAGAAGGAGACGCCGCAGGAGTACCTCGGCGCGAAGATGGAGGGGTACCGCCACAACGGGATTCCGCCCGAGGGGGACGACGGCCGGTCCGACACCGACTGGCAACCGCCGTACGGACTCGGAACGGAGAACGCCCCGGTCTGGGGCAGCTACGACGAGCGCCACATGGGCACCGGCGAACTGCGCACCCAGTGGTACGACCTGCCCGAGCGCGCCCGCAACGGCGAAGTCCCGATCGTGTTGGCGCTCGCGGGCAGCGCGAGCGGGGCCAACAGTCTGTCCGTCGAGTTCGGCAAACAGACCGACGAGGGCTTCAAGGTGATGGACCGCCGCCCCGTCGTCAGTCCCACCCAGCAGTGGAGGGACGCGCGGATCAGCGTCAACGGCAAGGCCGAAGGGGCCGAACAGGTGCGCGTGGTCGCGATCGACCAGACCCTCGGCGAGGACGGCTGGCTGGCCGTGAGCGGCCCCCGGGCGCCCCAGCTGACGAACATGACCCAGTTCATCGGCGACGCTCCCACGTTCGTGGAGTGGACGGCCGCGTTCCAGCACCCCTGCCTGCAGCTGCCCGAGATCAGTCACGGGATCGCCGAGGTGCCGCGCTTCCGGGTCGCGGCGGGCGGTGCGCTGGACTCGGTCGGGCAGAGCTGGTCCTCCCCCGACGCGGGCGGTCCGTTCGGCTGGATGAGCCTGACCACCAGCATGCGGGAGTTGCCGACGTACATGCGGGGCAACATCCACCGGGACTGGGGCACGCTCTACGCGGTCGACCCGTACGCGCCCGAGGCGTTGCCCGCACAGGCGGCGATGCACATCGAGCAGGAGACGCACTGGGGCACCTGGTCCCCGGGCCCGTTGAGCAGGCAGGTTCAGCTACCAGGTGACGTGCCGAGCTCCGACGACCGCAACGACACCTCGCAGCGCGGCGGTTCGGGCGGTGACGACATCGGCTTCATGGACGGGGCCGACAACCGGCGCGGGGCCGACTGA
- a CDS encoding FAD-binding oxidoreductase yields MLTGWGRTAPTMAEVVSTPDVETIARAVRAAGDRGVIARGLGRSYGDPAQNAGGTVIDMTALNRIHSIDVDEAIVDVDAGVSLDTLMRRLLPHGLWVPVLPGTRQVTVGGAIGSDIHGKNHHSQGSFGSHVLSLELLTADGEVRTLTPDGESAELFWATVGGMGLTGIVLRARVRLKRVETAYFVVDNIRTRNLDELLEHFTDGSDDNYTYSVAWFDSLARGENMGRALLTRGNSATLEDLPKKLRKNPLGFDAPQLMTAPPVFPNGLVNKYTITAFNEVWYRKAPTKYGSVQNITQFFHPLDLVGEWNRVYGSAGFLQYQFMVPFGQEQAFRRSIDKISASGHASFLNVLKTFGAGNAAPLSFPSKGWTLTVDIPISPGLERLCRELDETVLEAGGRLYFAKESRTTPEMIERMYPRIDEWRKTRAAVDPQGIFRSDLARRLNL; encoded by the coding sequence ATGCTGACGGGCTGGGGCCGCACCGCCCCGACCATGGCCGAGGTGGTCAGCACGCCGGACGTCGAAACCATCGCCCGCGCCGTGCGCGCGGCAGGCGACCGCGGGGTGATCGCCAGAGGGCTCGGCCGCAGTTACGGCGACCCGGCGCAGAACGCGGGCGGAACCGTCATCGACATGACCGCGCTGAACCGGATCCACTCCATCGACGTCGACGAAGCGATCGTCGACGTCGACGCGGGCGTGTCCCTGGACACGCTGATGCGGAGACTGCTGCCACACGGCCTGTGGGTTCCGGTGCTGCCGGGCACCAGGCAGGTGACGGTCGGCGGGGCCATCGGCTCGGACATCCACGGCAAGAACCACCACTCCCAGGGCTCCTTCGGCAGCCACGTGCTCTCGCTCGAGCTGCTCACCGCGGACGGCGAGGTGCGCACGCTCACCCCGGACGGGGAGTCGGCGGAGCTCTTCTGGGCCACGGTCGGCGGTATGGGGCTGACCGGGATCGTGCTCAGAGCACGCGTTCGCCTCAAGCGGGTCGAGACCGCCTACTTCGTGGTGGACAACATCCGGACCAGGAACCTGGACGAGCTGCTCGAACACTTCACCGACGGTTCGGACGACAACTACACGTACTCGGTGGCCTGGTTCGACTCACTGGCTCGCGGCGAGAACATGGGGCGCGCGCTACTCACCAGGGGAAATTCGGCCACTCTCGAGGACCTCCCCAAGAAACTGCGGAAGAACCCGCTCGGCTTCGACGCGCCGCAGCTCATGACGGCACCCCCCGTTTTCCCGAACGGCCTGGTCAACAAGTACACGATCACGGCTTTCAACGAGGTCTGGTACCGCAAGGCCCCCACGAAGTACGGCTCCGTGCAGAACATCACGCAGTTCTTCCACCCACTCGATCTGGTCGGCGAGTGGAACCGGGTGTACGGATCGGCCGGCTTCCTCCAGTACCAGTTCATGGTTCCGTTCGGGCAGGAGCAGGCTTTCCGCCGCTCGATCGACAAAATCAGCGCGTCCGGGCACGCCTCCTTCCTCAACGTGTTGAAGACGTTCGGCGCGGGGAACGCGGCGCCACTCTCCTTCCCGAGCAAGGGGTGGACCCTCACCGTCGACATCCCCATCAGTCCCGGCCTGGAACGCCTGTGCCGTGAACTGGACGAAACGGTGCTCGAGGCGGGTGGGCGCCTCTACTTCGCCAAGGAGTCCCGCACCACACCCGAGATGATCGAACGCATGTACCCGCGCATCGACGAGTGGCGCAAGACGCGCGCCGCGGTCGACCCCCAAGGAATCTTCCGTTCCGATTTGGCCAGGAGGCTGAACCTGTGA
- a CDS encoding glycosyltransferase, with amino-acid sequence MTASEQSARLPRGAVVTVIVTRNRAEQLAESLKVIANQTRVPDHLIVVDNGPEQPASAVVDECPIPSTYLPSSRNLGGAGGFALGMLHALALGAEWVWLGDDDGRPADDHALRTLLDEAETRGLAAVSPVVVDIDSPDTLAFPLRRGLTWKRHPEQLRDGGSDEEFLGGIASLFNGALFRAATLDVVGVPDYRLFFRGDEVEIHRRLVRSGLPFGTTLRTRFLHPNGSAEFKPMLGGRFHAQDPEDATKRYYTYRNRGYLLAQPGMRRIGALEVVRFGLYFVGQRKSPRTFLEWLRLLRLGRRERFFRR; translated from the coding sequence ATGACGGCATCCGAACAATCCGCGCGGCTGCCCCGCGGAGCCGTGGTGACGGTGATCGTCACCAGGAACCGCGCGGAACAGCTGGCCGAGTCGCTGAAGGTCATCGCGAACCAGACCCGTGTCCCCGACCACCTGATCGTGGTGGACAACGGCCCGGAGCAGCCCGCTTCCGCGGTGGTGGACGAGTGCCCCATCCCGTCCACCTACCTCCCCTCCAGCCGCAATCTCGGCGGGGCGGGCGGATTCGCCCTGGGGATGCTGCACGCGCTGGCTCTGGGTGCCGAATGGGTCTGGCTCGGTGACGACGACGGCAGGCCCGCCGACGACCACGCGCTGCGAACCCTGCTGGACGAGGCGGAGACCCGCGGACTGGCCGCGGTCTCGCCGGTCGTGGTCGACATCGACAGTCCGGACACGCTCGCCTTCCCGTTGCGGCGCGGTCTGACCTGGAAGCGCCACCCCGAACAGCTGCGCGACGGCGGGTCCGACGAGGAGTTCCTCGGCGGGATCGCCTCGCTGTTCAACGGAGCGCTGTTCCGCGCCGCGACGCTGGACGTGGTCGGGGTGCCGGACTACCGGCTCTTCTTCCGCGGTGACGAGGTGGAGATACACCGCAGGCTCGTCCGTTCCGGACTGCCGTTCGGGACGACGCTGCGCACGCGTTTTCTGCATCCGAACGGCTCCGCCGAGTTCAAGCCGATGCTCGGTGGGAGGTTCCACGCCCAGGACCCCGAGGACGCCACCAAGCGCTACTACACCTATCGCAACCGCGGCTATCTGCTCGCCCAGCCGGGAATGCGCAGGATCGGCGCTCTCGAGGTGGTCCGATTCGGACTCTACTTCGTGGGGCAGCGCAAAAGCCCGCGAACCTTCCTCGAATGGTTGCGGCTGCTCCGGCTGGGCCGCCGCGAGCGCTTCTTCCGGCGGTGA
- a CDS encoding ABC transporter ATP-binding protein has product MVSIDVWNAAVDFPIFDAKSRSLKKKVLGKTGGQIGTEAKVPIIEALHDINLSIRHGERVALIGHNGAGKSTLLRLLSGIYEPTRGNARIEGKVAPVFDLGVGMDPEISGRENIIIRGLFLGMSRRQMERRIDDIADFSDLGRYLEMPLRTYSTGMRVRLALGVVTSIDPEILLLDEGIGAVDAEFLEKAKSRLNDLVKRSGMLVFASHSDEFLAELCSSAVWMEKGQIKEQGSLREVLTHYKGKDPFENLSPRALARMQDDDSDPTATIGSNEG; this is encoded by the coding sequence ATGGTCAGCATCGATGTGTGGAACGCAGCAGTCGACTTCCCGATCTTCGACGCGAAGTCGCGCTCGCTGAAGAAGAAGGTACTCGGCAAGACCGGTGGCCAGATCGGCACCGAAGCCAAGGTACCGATCATCGAGGCCCTGCACGACATCAACCTCTCGATACGCCACGGAGAGCGCGTCGCCCTCATCGGGCACAACGGCGCGGGCAAGTCGACCCTGCTGCGGCTGCTCTCGGGCATCTACGAACCGACCAGGGGCAACGCGCGCATCGAGGGCAAGGTCGCCCCGGTCTTCGACCTCGGCGTGGGGATGGACCCGGAGATATCCGGGCGCGAGAACATCATCATCCGCGGCCTCTTCCTCGGCATGAGCCGCAGGCAGATGGAAAGGCGCATCGACGACATCGCCGACTTCTCCGATCTCGGGCGTTATCTGGAAATGCCGTTGCGCACCTACTCCACCGGTATGCGGGTGCGGCTGGCACTCGGCGTGGTCACCTCGATCGACCCCGAGATCCTGTTGCTCGACGAAGGGATCGGGGCTGTCGACGCCGAGTTCCTCGAGAAGGCCAAGAGCAGGCTCAACGACCTGGTCAAACGCTCCGGGATGCTGGTGTTCGCCTCGCACTCCGACGAGTTCCTCGCCGAACTATGCAGTTCCGCCGTCTGGATGGAGAAGGGCCAGATCAAGGAGCAGGGCTCACTGCGCGAGGTGCTGACGCACTACAAGGGCAAGGACCCCTTCGAGAACCTCAGCCCGCGTGCGCTGGCGCGGATGCAGGACGACGATTCCGACCCGACCGCCACCATCGGAAGCAACGAGGGCTGA
- a CDS encoding GtrA family protein has product MAVAESTAEPEVKKLGLLNQLIRFGLIGGVCALLDYGSYMTLLALEVPNWLARSLAFALGTTTSYVANRRLTFTGASTGNTKAKAGAFVLVYLVTFLVNIGTNQLLFLTLPPFDFGYGAQLRWSLCWVVGQGLGTGINFVLLRWVVFRE; this is encoded by the coding sequence GTGGCCGTGGCCGAGAGCACCGCCGAACCCGAGGTAAAGAAGCTGGGGCTGCTCAACCAACTGATCCGTTTCGGGCTCATCGGCGGCGTCTGTGCGTTGCTGGACTACGGCTCGTACATGACGCTGCTGGCCCTGGAGGTCCCGAACTGGCTGGCTCGTTCGCTGGCGTTCGCACTGGGAACCACGACCTCCTACGTCGCGAACCGAAGACTCACCTTCACGGGTGCCAGCACCGGTAACACCAAAGCCAAGGCCGGAGCCTTCGTCCTGGTCTACCTGGTGACCTTCCTGGTCAACATCGGTACCAACCAGCTGCTGTTCCTCACGCTCCCCCCGTTCGACTTCGGCTACGGGGCACAGCTGCGGTGGTCGCTGTGCTGGGTCGTCGGCCAGGGACTCGGAACCGGGATCAATTTCGTACTGCTGCGCTGGGTGGTCTTCCGGGAGTAG